The Megalops cyprinoides isolate fMegCyp1 chromosome 19, fMegCyp1.pri, whole genome shotgun sequence genome has a window encoding:
- the LOC118794121 gene encoding keratin, type I cytoskeletal 13-like, whose translation MSSFSSHSSVSLRGGVISSGASLSSSRAGVGMSVIGQRAGSVYGGAGGKGIRISTAASSAGGRFGAGGGGFGAGGGGGGGGMSFSAFSMEAGGAGDGDAILFNEKQTMQSLNDRLARYLERVRSLEAANAKLEAQIREWGVSHTTVSTRDLGPHQITIDDLRTKILAAATVVVDLSLQVDNTKLAADDFRIKYENELGLRQSVEADIAGLKRMMSELALAKSDLELQLEGLKEEIVFLKKNHDEESLSFRSQLTGQVQVEVDAAPAVDLNAVIAEIREQYEALVAKNRRDAEAWFKSKAEAVQQEVQASTESLQTSSAELKDGQANLRNLELELQSLHAMKASLEGNLADTEARYSAMLVSLQATVMGLEAQLTQLRADTERSAQEYQALLDIKTRLEMEIAEYRRLLEGSDAG comes from the exons ATGagctccttctcctcccacagcagCGTCTCCCTCAGGGGAGGGGTGATCAGCTCTGGAGCCTCCCTGAGCTCGTCCCGTGCTGGGGTGGGCATGTCGGTGATAGGGCAGAGGGCTGGGAGTGTGTACGGAGGGGCCGGGGGCAAGGGCATCCGTATATCCACTGCTGCCTCCTCTGCTGGGGGCAGGTTCGGTGCTGGAGGTGGGGGCTTCGGTGCCG gcgggggtggtggtggtggtggtatgAGCTTCAGCGCCTTCTCCATGGAGGCAGGGGGTGCTGGCGATGGCGACGCCATCCTCTTCAACGAGAAGCAGACCATGCAGAGCCTGAACGACCGGCTGGCCAGGTACCTGGAGAGGGTGCGCTCCCTGGAGGCGGCCAACGCCAAACTGGAGGCGCAGATCAGGGAGTGGGGTGTCAGCCACACCACAGTCAGCACCCGTGACCTGGGTCCCCACCAGATCACCATCGATGACCTGCGCACCAAG ATACTGGCTGCAGCCACTGTGGTAGTGGATTTATCTCTGCAGGTTGATAACACCAAGCTTGCAGCTGATGACTTCAGAATCAA GTATGAGAACGAACTGGGGCTGCGGCAGTCCGTGGAGGCTGACATCGCGGGGCTGAAGAGGATGATGAGCGAGcttgctctggctaagagcgacctggagctgcagctggagggacTGAAGGAAGAGATTGTTTTCCTCAAGAAGAACCACGATGAG GAGTCACTGTCCTTCCGATCCCAGCTGACTGGCCAggtgcaggtggaggtggatgctgcCCCCGCTGTGGACCTCAATGCGGTCATTGCCGAGATCAGGGAGCAGTACGAGGCCCTGGTGGCCAAGAACCGAAGAGACGCAGAGGCCTGGTTCAAGAGTAAG GCAGAGGCGGTGCAGCAGGAGGTCCAGGCCAGCACAGAGAGCCTGCAGACCAGCAGTGCTGAGCTCAAAGACGGCCAGGCCAACCTGCGCAACCTGGAGCTAGAGCTGCAGTCTCTGCATGCCATG AAGGCCTCTTTAGAGGGCAACCTGGCGGACACTGAGGCCCGCTACTCCGCCATGCTGGTGAGCCTGCAGGCCACGGTGATGGGTCTGGAGGCCCAGCTGACCCAGCTGAGGGCAGACACCGAACGCAGCGCCCAGGAGTACCAGGCCCTGCTGGACATCAAAACCCGGCTGGAGATGGAGATCGCAGAGTACCGCAGGCTGCTGGAGGGCAGCGACGCAGGGTAA
- the LOC118793987 gene encoding serine/threonine-protein kinase/endoribonuclease IRE1-like, whose product MSDIFESLKVLHNQETKVLHRDIKPQNVLIDVTGKARLADFGISRRLSREETTLHTRNVGTKYWMAYEAIDEESGHGYKRCSDIQVAGMLMYYALSGGHHPFGNSVRCEINILDGRCSLDHVQDEAAKDLIEWMITREPKDRPTIEQALHHPYFWTKKKMLDYLIMMGNEKEVAQRDKADKDIVVALDLYTTGRAFINWRSKVTKTAHCVA is encoded by the exons ATGAGTGACATATTTGAAAGTTTAAAGGTTCTACACAATCAAGAAACCAAAGTTCTTCACAGGGATATCAAACCACAGAATGTCTTGATCG ATGTTACTGGAAAAGCAAGACTTGCAGACTTTGGCATTAGTCGGAGACTAAGTCGAGAGGAAACCACTCTTCACACGAGGAACGTAGGCACAAAATACTGGATGGCCTATGAAGCCATAGATGAAGAGAGCGGCCATGGATACAAACGCTGCTCTGACATCCAG GTTGCTGGGATGCTAATGTATTACGCCCTCTCCGGTGGGCACCACCCTTTTGGAAACAGTGTTCGCTGTGAAATCAATATTCTTGACGGGAGGTGCTCATTGGATCATGTTCAAGATGAGGCTGCAAAGGACCTCATAGAGTGGATGATTACGAGGGAGCCAAAGGACAGACCCACCATAGAGCAGGCCCTTCATCACCCTTACTTCTGGACCAAAAAAAA GATGTTGGATTACTTGATAATGATGGGGAATGAGAAGGAAGTGGCACAGCGGGATAAAGCTGACAAAGACATTGTTGTGGCTCTGGATCTATACACCACTGGGAGAGCATTCATCAATTGGAGATCCAAGGTAACAAAGACAGCCCATTGCGTAGCATAG
- the LOC118794636 gene encoding uncharacterized protein LOC118794636, with protein sequence MPQSFFSVKELQGESHLHQRLTSDHKGRRNTSTNRNCEPEFSAMAQPQHDEIHMEEEDTETQLAVDRNRTDRVVTVMGRMGLGLVLGAAGGYPLGTSMSATEEAIESLMTNTLITNKTELAEMDDMAVLVKLVGFHTGIILGLASSVIGIAFGKAAVSAVLRMKGPESGPKALAAAGPVALLGVTATGAAMGAVTEKIASAIRLKLDVRSSLSALSSVIIMPDTH encoded by the exons ATGCCTCAGTCTTTCTTCAGTGTTAAAGAGCTGCAGGGTGAATCTCATCTTCATCAGAGACTCACCAGTGATCATAAAGGAAGGAGAAATACATCAACAAACAGAAACTGTGAGCCCGAATTCTCAGCAATGGCACAACCCCAGCATG ATGAAATCCACATGGAGGAAGAAGATACAGAAACACAACTGGCTGTGGACAGGAATCGGACAGACA GAGTAGTGACAGTCATGGGAAGGATGGGATTGGGACTGGTGCTGGGAGCAGCTGGAGGGTATCCTCTTGGCACCTCAATGTCAGCAACAGAGGAGGCAATAGAATCCTTGATGACAAACACACTgatcacaaacaaaacagaactggCAGAAATGGACGATATGGCAGTGTTGGTTAAATTGGTTGGGTTTCACACAGGGATTATTTTAGGATTGGCATCATCAGTCATTGGAATAGCTTTTGGAAAAGCAGCAGTGTCTGCAGTACTGAGGATGAAGGGACCTGAGTCGGGGCCCAAAGCTCTGGCAGCAGCTGGACCAGTAGCGCTGCTGGGAGTGACAGCAACCGGAGCTGCAATGGGAGCCGTCACAGAGAAAATAGCCTCAGCAATAAGACTT